From a single Drosophila sulfurigaster albostrigata strain 15112-1811.04 chromosome 3, ASM2355843v2, whole genome shotgun sequence genomic region:
- the LOC133845875 gene encoding ras-like protein 2: protein MKQLVATERNTIKMQMQTYKLVVVGGGGVGKSAITIQFIQSYFVTDYDPTIEDSYTKQCVIDDVPAKLDILDTAGQEEFSAMREQYMRSGEGFLLVFSLNDHSSFDEIPKFQRQILRVKDRDEFPMLMVGNKCDLEHQRRVSLEEAQNTSRNLMIPYIECSAKLRVNVDQAFHELVRIVRKFQIAERPYIEEGYKKKGKKKCCLM, encoded by the exons ATGAAACAATTGGTGGCTACAGaaagaaatacaataaaaatgcagaTGCAAACATATAAATTGGTGGTCGTCGGTGGTGGCGGCGTAGGAAAATCAGCCATAACGATACAATTCATACAG AGCTATTTTGTGACAGACTATGATCCAACCATCGAGGATTCCTATACCAAACAATGTGTCATAGATGATGTGCCAGCCAAGCTGGACA TTTTGGATACAGCTGGACAAGAGGAGTTTAGTGCAATGCGGGAGCAGTATATGCGTTCGGGCGAGGGATTTCTGTTAGTGTTCTCCTTGAATGATCATTCCAGCTTCGATGAGATACCAAAGTTTCAGCGACAAATATTGCGTGTGAAGGATCGCGATGAGTTCCCCATGCTGATGGTGGGCAACAAATGCGATTTGGAGCATCAGCGTCGGGTGTCGCTGGAGGAGGCGCAGAATACGAGCAGAAATCTAATGATACCCTACATTGAGTGCAGTGCCAAGTTGCGTGTCAATGTCGATCAGGCATTCCATGAACTGGTGCGCATTGTGCGTAAATTTCAAATCGCCGAGAGGCCCTACATTGAGGAGGGATACAAGAAGAAGGGCAAGAAGAAGTGCTGTCTGATGTAA
- the LOC133845870 gene encoding replication factor C subunit 2, whose translation MPEAPEATVVDKRNNLPWIEKYRPVKFEEIVGNEDTVARLSVFSTQGNSPNIIIAGPPGVGKTTTIQCLARILLGDSYKDAVLELNASNERGIDVVRNKIKMFAQQKVTLPRGRHKIVILDEADSMTEGAQQSLRRTMEIYSNTTRFALACNTSEKIIEPIQSRCAMLRFTKLSDAQVLAKLIEVCQLEKLKYDEDGLEAIVFTAQGDMRQALNNLQSTAQGFGDITGANVFKVCDEPHPMLLQDMLQHCAANDIHKAYKILAKLWRLGYAPEDIIGNIFRVCKRLNVDEQMKLNFIREIGITHMKIVDGCNSLLQLTSLLAQLCTVAESH comes from the exons atgccAGAAGCGCCGGAAGCTACCGTTGTGGATAAACGCAATAATTTGCCATGGATCGAGAAATATAGACCGGTCAAATTCGAAGAGATTGTGGGCAATGAAGACACTGTGGCCCGTCTCTCTGTCTTCTCCACGCAAGGCAATTCGCCCAACATTATCATTGCG GGACCACCGGGCGTGGGCAAGACAACAACGATACAGTGTCTGGCACGCATTTTGCTAGGCGACAGCTATAAGGATGCAGTGCTGGAATTGAATGCTTCCAATGAACGCGGCATCGATGTGGTTCGCAACAAGATCAAGATGTTTGCTCAGCAGAAGGTGACGTTGCCACGCGGACGGCATAAGATTGTTATACTGGATGAGGCAGACAGCATGACGGAAGGTGCCCAGCAATCCTTGCGACGCACCATGGAAATCTACAGCAACACAACAAGATTTGCACTTGCTTGCAACACCAGCGAGAAGATCATTGAACCGATTCAGTCGCGTTGTGCCATGTTGCGTTTCACCAAGCTATCGGATGCTCAGGTGCTGGCCAAGCTAATTGAAGTTTGCCAACTGGAGAAGCTCAAGTACGATGAAGATGGCCTGGAGGCAATTGTATTTACGGCTCAAGGTGACATGCGGCAGGCGCTGAACAATCTACAGTCGACGGCACAGGGATTTGGCGATATCACAGGAGCGAATGTTTTTAAGGTGTGCGATGAACCGCATCCCATGCTGTTGCAGGATATGTTGCAGCATTGCGCTGCCAATGACATTCACAAAGCATATAAGATTCTGGCGAAATTGTGGCGTCTTGGCTATGCACCGGAGGACATCATTGGCAACATCTTTCGTGTGTGCAAACGGCTCAATGTGGAtgagcaaatgaaattgaattttataagAGAGATTGGCATAACGCACATGAAGATTGTGGATGGCTGTAATTCCCTATTGCAGCTAACGAGCTTGTTGGCCCAGCTGTGCACGGTCGCTGAGTCGCATTAG